The following coding sequences lie in one Pseudoalteromonas sp. Scap06 genomic window:
- a CDS encoding DUF2059 domain-containing protein, whose translation MGKVILLSLLIFSTNLAAQTAKQQKIDELVEVMNMDAMVDSMYAQVEGMMQNMSVQMGVKPDEKAIFDKYYADMTEVLKTKMSWQKMQPMMINLYDKQFTKQEISDMLAFYKTESGQAILKKMPQVMQESMQMSQALVQDAMPEIQAIAGELGEALKQSRSKTN comes from the coding sequence ATGGGTAAGGTAATACTGCTTTCACTTTTAATTTTTTCAACTAACCTTGCAGCGCAAACTGCCAAACAGCAAAAAATTGATGAGCTGGTAGAGGTGATGAACATGGATGCCATGGTTGACTCTATGTATGCGCAAGTTGAGGGCATGATGCAAAATATGTCAGTGCAAATGGGCGTAAAGCCAGATGAGAAAGCAATTTTCGACAAATATTATGCTGATATGACCGAGGTATTAAAAACAAAAATGAGCTGGCAAAAAATGCAGCCGATGATGATTAACCTCTACGATAAACAATTTACTAAACAAGAAATTAGCGACATGTTAGCTTTTTATAAGACAGAGTCAGGGCAGGCTATTTTGAAGAAAATGCCACAAGTAATGCAAGAATCAATGCAAATGTCACAAGCCTTAGTACAAGACGCTATGCCTGAAATTCAAGCAATTGCGGGTGAGCTTGGTGAAGCACTTAAGCAATCTCGAAGCAAAACAAACTAA
- a CDS encoding MerR family transcriptional regulator — MYVKQLANTMGVTQDTVRHYTRIKLLNPIRGERNGYQVYTAADQQRLKFIISARQLGFSIKDIQQIIAQSEQGQCPCPLTRQLIAKRLEETEQHFQETLKLRTRMQAAVKQWDKSPDGAVSADICSLIETFVDPISEVKNTKEAL, encoded by the coding sequence ATGTACGTAAAGCAATTAGCCAATACTATGGGCGTGACCCAAGACACAGTTCGTCATTACACGCGAATAAAGCTGCTTAATCCTATTCGTGGTGAGCGCAATGGTTATCAAGTGTATACCGCAGCCGATCAGCAACGTTTAAAGTTTATTATTAGTGCGCGTCAACTCGGTTTCTCAATAAAAGATATTCAACAAATTATTGCACAGTCGGAGCAAGGGCAGTGCCCTTGTCCGCTCACACGACAATTAATAGCAAAGCGACTAGAGGAAACAGAGCAGCACTTTCAAGAAACACTTAAATTACGCACGCGAATGCAAGCAGCGGTTAAACAGTGGGATAAATCGCCTGATGGGGCTGTAAGTGCAGATATATGTAGCTTAATAGAGACCTTTGTTGATCCAATCTCTGAAGTTAAAAATACTAAGGAAGCGTTATGA
- a CDS encoding heavy metal translocating P-type ATPase: MSNQPTTQNFMIEGANCGSCVAKIEKALKNVEGAQRVEMNFADRTVQVEGSAKAEQLMHAVADIGYQAKPMNSDSQQDALDEKAEADNAHYKKLMRNMLLALGLGAPLMLYGLIFDMSVTSNAQRIGWFIVGMMTLVVMIVSGKQFYTGAWQSFKNHTANMDTLIALGTGTAWLYSMVVVSMPSLLPEVARHVYFEASAMIIGLISLGLAFEVKARGRTSEAIKRLIGLQPKTARVIRDNQEQDVAISQVIKGDLIRVRPGEKISVDGDVIEGSSTLDESMLTGEPMPVNKDEGDKVVAGSINKSGTLLFKATHIGSETTLANIINMVKRAQNSKPSIGRLADVISGIFVPTVMIIAVLAGLAWLNFGPQPSIAYAVVAITTVLIIACPCALGLATPMSIMVGIGKAAQSGILIRNGEALQTTAKITTMILDKTGTITAGKPTVTDVVTFNQSDSTEVLKLAASLESSSEHPLAEAIVNYAKNQNITLEKVSNFNAITGQGVIGTINEQSLFFGNQALMKSHNIDIAEAIPQAEQLASAAKTPMYFAIGNQLHAIIAVADPIKEDSAEAIKRLQNKGMQVVMLTGDNQATAKAVASKVGITDFIAQVMPDDKASEVTKRQSQGEIVGMTGDGINDAPALAQADVGFAIGTGTDVAIESADITLMRGSLHGLADAIAISGATITNIKQNLFGAFVYNIAGIPIAAGLLYPFFGLLLNPVVAGAAMALSSLTVVTNANRLRYFKASNS; the protein is encoded by the coding sequence ATGAGTAATCAACCCACCACGCAAAACTTTATGATTGAAGGCGCAAATTGTGGCAGTTGCGTGGCTAAAATAGAGAAAGCACTGAAAAATGTAGAGGGTGCGCAGCGCGTTGAAATGAACTTTGCCGATCGAACTGTGCAAGTAGAAGGTTCGGCTAAGGCTGAGCAGCTAATGCACGCTGTCGCTGATATTGGCTATCAAGCTAAACCTATGAACAGTGATTCTCAACAAGACGCCCTAGATGAAAAAGCCGAAGCTGATAACGCGCACTACAAAAAACTTATGCGCAATATGCTATTGGCATTGGGTTTGGGTGCGCCATTAATGCTTTATGGATTAATCTTTGATATGAGTGTCACTAGCAATGCCCAGCGTATTGGCTGGTTTATTGTTGGAATGATGACGTTAGTCGTAATGATTGTGTCGGGTAAGCAATTTTATACTGGCGCATGGCAGTCATTTAAAAATCATACGGCTAATATGGATACCTTGATTGCGCTTGGTACGGGAACAGCCTGGCTATATTCAATGGTGGTGGTGAGCATGCCAAGTCTATTACCAGAGGTGGCTAGGCACGTTTATTTTGAAGCCTCAGCAATGATCATAGGCTTAATTAGTCTTGGCTTAGCTTTTGAAGTAAAGGCGCGAGGGCGTACCTCTGAGGCGATTAAACGCTTAATTGGTTTACAACCTAAAACGGCACGGGTGATCCGAGATAACCAAGAGCAAGATGTAGCTATAAGCCAAGTTATTAAAGGTGACTTGATTCGTGTCCGCCCTGGAGAGAAAATTTCAGTCGATGGAGATGTTATTGAAGGCAGCAGTACACTAGATGAATCAATGCTCACTGGTGAACCGATGCCGGTTAATAAGGATGAGGGTGACAAGGTTGTTGCTGGCAGTATTAATAAAAGTGGTACTTTGTTGTTTAAAGCAACCCATATAGGCAGCGAAACCACCTTAGCGAATATTATTAATATGGTTAAACGTGCACAAAACTCTAAACCCTCAATTGGACGCTTAGCTGATGTTATTTCAGGCATATTTGTACCCACAGTGATGATTATTGCGGTGCTAGCAGGCTTAGCATGGCTTAATTTTGGCCCACAGCCGAGTATTGCTTATGCGGTTGTTGCAATAACCACAGTTTTAATTATTGCTTGCCCGTGTGCACTTGGTTTAGCTACACCGATGTCAATTATGGTCGGCATAGGTAAAGCTGCTCAGTCGGGTATACTTATTCGTAACGGTGAAGCGCTACAAACAACAGCTAAAATCACCACCATGATCTTAGATAAAACAGGCACTATAACCGCTGGTAAGCCAACCGTGACCGATGTGGTTACGTTCAACCAAAGCGACAGTACCGAGGTGCTAAAGTTAGCAGCTAGCCTTGAAAGTAGTTCTGAGCATCCATTAGCCGAAGCCATTGTTAATTATGCTAAAAACCAAAATATCACCCTTGAAAAAGTCAGTAATTTTAATGCTATCACTGGACAAGGTGTGATCGGTACCATTAATGAGCAAAGCCTATTTTTTGGCAATCAGGCACTGATGAAAAGCCACAATATAGATATTGCAGAGGCAATACCTCAAGCCGAGCAGCTTGCTAGCGCTGCTAAAACGCCGATGTACTTTGCTATTGGCAATCAATTACATGCCATAATCGCAGTTGCTGACCCAATAAAAGAAGATTCAGCTGAGGCCATTAAACGCTTACAAAATAAAGGTATGCAGGTGGTTATGCTGACAGGCGATAACCAAGCGACCGCTAAAGCCGTTGCCAGCAAAGTCGGTATTACAGACTTTATAGCGCAAGTAATGCCAGATGATAAAGCCAGTGAAGTGACTAAGCGTCAATCTCAAGGTGAAATTGTAGGCATGACTGGTGATGGTATAAATGATGCGCCAGCATTGGCACAAGCCGATGTTGGATTTGCCATTGGCACTGGCACAGATGTAGCTATTGAAAGTGCGGATATAACGCTGATGCGAGGCTCACTTCATGGTCTTGCAGATGCCATTGCAATTAGTGGCGCAACCATAACTAATATTAAACAAAATTTGTTTGGGGCGTTTGTTTATAACATTGCGGGTATTCCGATTGCTGCAGGGCTGTTGTATCCGTTTTTTGGTTTACTACTAAACCCAGTCGTAGCTGGCGCGGCAATGGCTTTATCATCGCTTACTGTAGTCACTAATGCAAACCGGTTACGTTATTTTAAAGCCAGTAACTCGTAA
- a CDS encoding TIGR02450 family Trp-rich protein, with translation MNKLNPKKLLNSKWTAIPAINKEKHFIIVEVEFDEDANVIECITEAVMSKNQYPIQWRDLKDEQRWRQGWK, from the coding sequence ATGAATAAATTAAACCCTAAAAAACTGCTAAATAGTAAATGGACTGCCATCCCAGCTATTAATAAAGAAAAGCACTTTATTATTGTTGAGGTAGAATTTGATGAAGACGCTAATGTGATTGAATGTATCACTGAAGCGGTGATGTCAAAAAATCAATATCCTATTCAGTGGCGCGACTTAAAAGACGAACAAAGATGGCGCCAAGGCTGGAAGTGA
- a CDS encoding calmodulin, with amino-acid sequence MTTFKSTLVLMALASSSVAFAATDFDTMDVDGNGAISQAEASVDASLMSKFTELDTDKNGELSKAEFSKA; translated from the coding sequence ATGACAACATTTAAATCAACACTGGTATTAATGGCACTTGCTTCTTCATCTGTGGCGTTTGCTGCAACAGATTTTGACACAATGGATGTGGATGGTAATGGCGCAATAAGCCAAGCTGAAGCATCAGTAGACGCTTCACTTATGAGTAAGTTTACTGAGCTTGATACGGATAAAAACGGCGAGCTTTCTAAAGCAGAATTTTCTAAGGCTTAA
- a CDS encoding calmodulin, whose amino-acid sequence MKKLQSTLVLMALASSSAVFASTDFETLDVDGSGAISQAEASVAAELMEQFAELDGDGNGELSKDEFSAY is encoded by the coding sequence ATGAAAAAATTACAGTCAACTCTTGTACTTATGGCACTTGCTTCTTCATCAGCAGTATTTGCCAGCACAGACTTTGAGACTCTTGATGTAGATGGTAGTGGCGCAATTAGCCAAGCTGAAGCCTCGGTTGCGGCCGAACTTATGGAGCAGTTTGCAGAGCTGGATGGTGATGGCAATGGTGAACTTTCTAAAGACGAATTTTCAGCATACTAA
- a CDS encoding EF-hand domain-containing protein has translation MKTFTKTLALIALASSSAAFAAVDFDSFDTDGDGVISQPEAQTNSQLAKLFDDLDIDGNGELSKQEFAKVQ, from the coding sequence ATGAAAACATTTACTAAAACGCTTGCTTTAATTGCACTTGCTTCGTCTTCTGCCGCTTTTGCTGCGGTTGACTTTGATTCTTTCGATACTGATGGCGACGGCGTTATTAGCCAGCCTGAAGCACAAACTAATTCGCAACTAGCTAAATTATTTGATGACTTAGATATTGACGGGAATGGCGAATTATCTAAGCAAGAATTTGCCAAAGTTCAGTAA
- a CDS encoding M28 family metallopeptidase, with translation MSYIKITALFLASALTGCSEPTTPASSLENSSGVSLNNLKQHIKTLASDDFEGRGPLTLGEVKTVGYLSEQYQAMGLSGAYQGKYLQPVKMAMLTADQKMQLTMGELSFTAGKDFTARTKQLQPIIDVRNSDIVFVGYGINAPEYNWNDYANVDVTDKTVIVLVNDPGFATQDDTLFTGNAMTYYGRWTYKYEEAARQGAKAVFIVHETAPAAYPWGVVESSNTGTKYSLMDNNLNASELPVMGWLTLNAAEQVFASANLNYQQLKQHALSKQFQAKELNLKANLAFKNEVSHAKSHNVVAQITGSETPDEYVIISAHWDHFGTKQTDSGPKIYNGAVDNASGTAATLEIARIMSKMHQQKPFKRSILFANFTAEETGLIGSEEFANGNMIATKKMVGLLNIDGMNVLDETDYILQYGSNLSEMEHYLASAAKAQGRVVKMDPRPQNGLFFRSDHFSLAKQGVPSLLFMSLGDTDPDYISHKYHKEADDYSDTWSLAGAKQDIELVIDIASQLANNGDWPKWINESDFKTKRLEDK, from the coding sequence ATGTCTTATATAAAAATCACTGCACTTTTTTTAGCTAGTGCACTAACGGGTTGCTCTGAGCCTACAACGCCAGCTTCATCTCTTGAAAACAGCTCAGGCGTTAGTTTAAACAATCTTAAGCAGCATATTAAAACCTTAGCATCAGATGACTTTGAAGGACGCGGCCCACTTACCTTAGGTGAAGTTAAAACCGTTGGTTATTTAAGTGAGCAATACCAAGCTATGGGGTTGTCTGGCGCGTATCAAGGGAAATATTTACAGCCAGTTAAAATGGCCATGCTAACTGCAGATCAAAAAATGCAATTAACTATGGGAGAGCTTAGCTTTACTGCAGGTAAAGACTTCACCGCCCGTACAAAGCAGTTACAGCCGATTATTGATGTACGCAATAGCGATATTGTGTTTGTTGGCTATGGGATTAACGCGCCAGAATATAACTGGAATGACTATGCCAATGTTGATGTAACCGATAAAACCGTTATTGTGCTGGTGAACGATCCGGGCTTTGCCACCCAAGACGATACACTATTTACAGGCAATGCCATGACCTACTATGGCCGCTGGACTTATAAATATGAAGAAGCCGCGCGCCAAGGTGCAAAAGCGGTATTTATTGTTCATGAAACAGCCCCAGCCGCATACCCTTGGGGCGTGGTTGAAAGCTCAAACACGGGCACCAAGTATAGCTTGATGGACAACAACCTTAATGCATCTGAACTGCCAGTTATGGGCTGGTTAACACTTAATGCGGCTGAACAAGTATTCGCATCGGCAAACTTAAATTATCAACAATTAAAGCAACACGCATTAAGTAAGCAATTTCAAGCCAAGGAATTGAACTTAAAGGCGAACCTTGCATTTAAAAATGAAGTGTCACACGCTAAATCACATAATGTGGTTGCACAAATTACAGGCAGTGAAACCCCTGACGAATACGTTATTATTAGTGCCCATTGGGACCATTTTGGTACTAAACAAACCGACAGTGGACCTAAAATTTATAATGGCGCAGTCGATAATGCTTCAGGCACTGCAGCAACGCTTGAAATTGCTCGCATTATGAGCAAGATGCATCAGCAAAAGCCGTTTAAGCGCTCAATCCTGTTTGCTAACTTTACCGCCGAAGAAACAGGTCTAATCGGCTCAGAAGAATTTGCCAATGGGAATATGATTGCCACTAAAAAAATGGTCGGATTATTAAATATCGATGGTATGAACGTGCTCGATGAAACCGATTATATTTTGCAATACGGTAGCAACTTATCCGAAATGGAGCATTACTTAGCAAGCGCGGCTAAAGCACAAGGACGCGTGGTAAAAATGGATCCTCGCCCACAAAATGGATTGTTTTTTAGATCAGATCATTTCTCACTCGCTAAACAAGGCGTGCCAAGTTTACTGTTTATGAGCTTAGGTGATACCGACCCTGACTACATCAGTCATAAATACCATAAAGAAGCCGACGACTATTCAGATACATGGTCACTAGCTGGTGCAAAACAAGATATCGAGCTGGTTATAGATATAGCCAGTCAACTTGCCAATAATGGCGACTGGCCTAAGTGGATAAATGAATCTGATTTTAAAACCAAACGTTTAGAAGATAAGTAA
- a CDS encoding Gfo/Idh/MocA family protein: MKQFNRRDFLKAASVAAAAGVVSGCASSGSANASAPKQQGRSVIGLVAPKMDVVRVGFIGVGQRGYGHVKRMSHIEGAQIVAICDTHTEVLERAANYLVDKGIAKPALYTGTERAYQQMLERQDIDIVIISTPWAWHAPMAIDTMNSAKHAFVEVPLALTVDEMWQIVDTAERTQKNCMMMENVNYGRDELMVLNMVRQGVFGELLHGEAAYIHELRWQMKELEHKTGSWRTQWHAKRDGNLYPTHGLGPVSQYMNINRGDRFDFLTSMSSPSLGRSAYAQREFAADHSRNQLNYIAGDMNTTLIKTLKGRSIMVQHDTTTPRPYSRHNLIQGTNGVFAGFPNRIALENGGSTSFHEWDYDMSAWYEQYDHPLWIKMGEEAQRNGGHGGMDFLMFWRMIYCLRNGEPLDQDVYDGAAWSVISPLSAQSVSERSRSIDIPDFTRGAWQTAKPLSIVS; the protein is encoded by the coding sequence ATGAAGCAATTTAATCGTCGAGACTTTTTAAAAGCAGCCAGTGTTGCCGCAGCTGCAGGTGTAGTGAGTGGTTGTGCATCAAGTGGAAGTGCTAATGCAAGCGCACCAAAACAGCAAGGGCGCAGCGTTATTGGTTTAGTCGCGCCTAAAATGGATGTGGTTAGAGTGGGCTTTATTGGTGTGGGTCAGCGCGGTTATGGACATGTAAAGCGCATGAGCCATATTGAAGGTGCGCAAATAGTCGCTATTTGTGACACGCACACTGAGGTGCTAGAGCGAGCTGCCAATTATTTAGTTGATAAAGGGATAGCTAAGCCGGCGTTATATACTGGCACTGAGCGGGCCTATCAACAAATGCTTGAACGACAAGACATAGATATAGTCATTATTTCTACTCCTTGGGCATGGCATGCACCTATGGCTATCGATACTATGAACAGCGCAAAACATGCTTTTGTTGAAGTGCCCTTGGCACTGACTGTTGACGAAATGTGGCAGATTGTAGATACCGCCGAACGTACTCAAAAAAATTGCATGATGATGGAAAATGTGAATTACGGTCGCGACGAGTTAATGGTATTAAACATGGTGCGCCAAGGTGTATTTGGGGAGCTGTTACATGGCGAAGCGGCCTATATTCATGAGCTTCGTTGGCAAATGAAAGAGCTTGAGCACAAAACAGGCTCATGGCGAACGCAATGGCATGCAAAACGTGATGGTAACTTATACCCGACCCATGGATTAGGCCCTGTATCGCAATATATGAATATAAACCGTGGCGATAGGTTTGATTTTTTAACCTCAATGAGCTCACCTTCGCTGGGTAGAAGTGCCTATGCACAACGTGAATTTGCAGCGGATCATTCCCGAAATCAGCTTAATTATATTGCCGGTGATATGAACACGACACTGATTAAAACTCTCAAGGGGCGCAGTATTATGGTACAGCACGATACAACAACCCCTCGGCCATACTCTCGACATAATTTAATCCAAGGGACGAATGGGGTGTTTGCCGGTTTCCCTAATCGTATTGCGCTTGAAAATGGCGGATCAACAAGCTTTCATGAGTGGGATTATGATATGAGCGCATGGTATGAGCAGTACGACCATCCCCTATGGATTAAAATGGGTGAAGAAGCACAGCGCAATGGCGGCCACGGGGGCATGGACTTTTTAATGTTTTGGCGAATGATTTATTGCCTAAGAAATGGCGAACCGCTGGATCAGGACGTTTACGATGGCGCAGCGTGGTCGGTTATTTCACCATTATCAGCCCAGTCTGTGAGTGAGCGTAGCCGTTCAATTGATATTCCCGACTTTACTCGTGGTGCATGGCAAACAGCAAAGCCTTTAAGCATTGTAAGCTAA
- a CDS encoding LysM peptidoglycan-binding domain-containing protein, whose product MNKSPLLLVLAMTLSGCQTLTTLDTDSQNQVQNQLEGASPNDISTALMINAQYQQVNDIEEEAPVFDDVWERIRYQLSIDIPQNRPVVAERNYYARHQAYLDRISKRAEPYLHFIVEEIEKREMPIEIALLPIVESAFDPYGYSHRTASGIWQFMPATGERFDLKQNWWYDGRRDIVQSTRAALDYLSYLHKTLEGDWLNAIAAYNSGEGRLLRAIKKNRKKHLPTDFWSLDLPRETTAYVPKLLALADLLKRADEFKVSWKPIINAQVVEVVNIESQIDLALAADMADMTLTELYRLNPGFNRWATDPDGPHFLLLPTDKVEQFTEKLTATAIKNRLRWQQYKVKRGDSLSVIADKFTTSISAIKSLNKLNSNVIRVGQQILVPLTDGKINSEHLPQQVRAAANKSLRTKLSHTVKSGDTLWDISREYDVTMSELAKWNKLKKNAVLRLNQKLVVYKSASQPKESTSNTNRTITYKVRRGDSLARIASKFNLTVSDIIKWNNLAGQKYLQPGQKLKLKVDVRSS is encoded by the coding sequence ATGAATAAATCTCCTCTTTTATTGGTTTTAGCGATGACGCTAAGCGGTTGTCAAACATTGACAACATTAGACACAGATTCACAAAATCAAGTTCAAAACCAACTTGAAGGCGCCAGCCCAAATGATATTAGCACTGCATTAATGATTAATGCGCAATATCAACAAGTAAATGATATTGAAGAAGAAGCCCCTGTGTTTGACGATGTTTGGGAGCGTATTCGTTACCAATTATCTATTGATATTCCACAAAATCGCCCAGTGGTCGCTGAGCGTAATTATTATGCACGTCATCAGGCATACCTAGATCGCATTTCTAAACGTGCTGAGCCGTATTTACATTTTATTGTTGAAGAAATTGAAAAGCGTGAAATGCCCATCGAAATTGCACTTTTACCCATTGTAGAAAGTGCGTTCGACCCTTATGGCTATTCGCACCGTACTGCATCGGGTATTTGGCAGTTTATGCCCGCAACCGGCGAGCGTTTCGATTTAAAACAAAACTGGTGGTATGACGGTCGTCGCGATATTGTGCAGTCTACTCGCGCTGCACTTGATTATCTCTCATACTTACACAAAACCCTTGAAGGTGATTGGCTGAACGCAATTGCCGCCTATAACTCAGGTGAAGGCCGCTTGCTGCGTGCGATAAAAAAGAATCGTAAAAAGCATTTGCCTACCGACTTTTGGTCACTAGATTTACCTCGTGAAACCACCGCCTACGTGCCTAAATTATTAGCTTTAGCTGATTTATTAAAACGTGCAGATGAGTTTAAAGTGTCGTGGAAGCCAATAATTAACGCACAAGTAGTCGAAGTGGTTAATATTGAGTCACAAATAGATTTAGCACTGGCTGCGGATATGGCCGATATGACCCTTACCGAACTATATCGATTAAATCCAGGGTTTAACCGCTGGGCAACCGATCCTGATGGCCCACACTTTTTATTACTTCCTACCGATAAAGTAGAGCAATTCACTGAAAAGCTTACCGCTACAGCGATTAAAAACCGTCTTCGTTGGCAGCAATATAAGGTTAAACGTGGCGATAGCTTGTCGGTGATTGCAGATAAATTTACCACTAGTATCAGCGCAATTAAGTCATTAAATAAGCTTAACTCAAACGTAATTCGTGTGGGTCAACAAATTTTAGTACCACTCACTGATGGTAAAATTAACAGTGAACATTTACCTCAGCAAGTACGTGCGGCCGCTAATAAAAGTTTACGCACTAAACTTTCTCATACGGTAAAAAGTGGCGATACCCTATGGGATATTAGCCGCGAATACGATGTAACGATGAGTGAATTAGCTAAGTGGAATAAGCTGAAAAAAAATGCAGTACTGCGTTTAAATCAAAAATTGGTAGTTTATAAGTCAGCTAGCCAGCCTAAAGAGTCGACGAGTAATACTAATCGTACTATTACCTACAAAGTGCGCCGAGGCGATTCTTTAGCGCGTATAGCGTCTAAGTTTAATTTAACGGTAAGCGATATTATTAAATGGAATAACCTTGCCGGACAAAAATATTTGCAGCCAGGACAAAAGCTTAAATTAAAAGTAGATGTAAGAAGTAGCTGA
- the gloB gene encoding hydroxyacylglutathione hydrolase: MVQVKAIKAFSDNYIWCLTTEQNNQAWVVDPGQSAPVLEHLAQHNLTLGGILITHHHYDHTDGVAQLVKQYPNITVYGPSNSPFEGITTPLNEGDTISVLNIPFEIIATPGHTLDHICYINDALAFTGDTLFSGGCGRLFEGSPEQMWHSFNKLRALPSDCKVYCTHEYTQANLAFAKAVEPRNPELLAYSQKVDELRKNDEISLPSTIGQELKVNPFMRSNLPDITKSLPKEYCLVTKNNEPWENFASLRMFKDNF, from the coding sequence ATGGTGCAAGTCAAAGCAATTAAAGCCTTTTCTGATAACTACATTTGGTGCTTAACCACCGAGCAGAATAACCAAGCGTGGGTGGTTGATCCTGGGCAATCAGCGCCAGTTTTAGAGCATTTAGCACAGCATAACTTAACCCTTGGCGGTATTTTAATTACCCATCATCATTATGATCATACCGATGGCGTAGCTCAATTAGTAAAGCAGTACCCTAACATCACAGTTTACGGCCCAAGTAATAGCCCATTTGAGGGAATAACAACGCCTTTAAATGAAGGTGATACAATTAGCGTTTTAAACATTCCATTTGAAATTATAGCCACCCCTGGGCACACCCTAGACCATATTTGTTATATTAATGATGCACTGGCCTTTACTGGCGACACCCTATTTAGTGGTGGTTGTGGGCGCTTATTTGAAGGCAGCCCAGAGCAAATGTGGCATTCATTTAATAAGTTGCGAGCATTGCCAAGTGATTGCAAAGTATATTGCACCCACGAATACACCCAAGCAAACTTGGCCTTTGCAAAAGCGGTTGAGCCACGAAACCCCGAATTACTCGCTTACAGCCAGAAAGTAGATGAATTGCGAAAAAATGATGAAATAAGCTTGCCAAGCACCATAGGCCAAGAGCTTAAAGTTAACCCTTTTATGCGTAGTAATTTGCCCGATATTACAAAGTCATTACCAAAAGAGTATTGTTTAGTTACAAAAAACAATGAACCTTGGGAAAACTTTGCTAGTCTGAGGATGTTCAAAGATAATTTTTAA